The Lipingzhangella halophila genome segment GTCTCATCGGCGAGCGCGGAGGCCAGGGCGGCATCGGCGGCCCGCGCAAGATAGGGCCCCTCGCCCTCGTCGGCGTAGCGGGAGGGGTGGGCGCCCAGAGCACGGGGCGTGACCTCGGTGAGCAGGCGGGGACGCCCGCGGGGGCCGGTGAGGCCCTCCCACAGGTGCGGCTCGGGCTGGGCGGGTCGGGCGGTTTTGTGGGTGATCAGGCCGGTGGCGGCGGCCGCCACCACAGCGCCGGCGGCCCACAGCGCTGTGGTGGCATCGGGCGCGGTGGGCTGGATCTGGTTGGTGGCGACGCCGACCACCACGGTGAGGAGCGCGAGGGCGCCGCTGCTTACCCACGGGCCCCAGCGCGCCTTCACCGCGCCCGCCCGGGTCCGTCAGGGCGGGCGGCGAGCCCGTGGTGCGGGACGCTCGGGGGACGGGCCAGGTAAGGGGGCACGGCCGAAGCATCCTTGCCTTTTCGGGACGGCTGGGGGATGGGAGCCATGGAAGCACACGGGCGAGCGGGGGTGCACGGGATCGAGGGAAAGGCGGCCGGAACGGGCCACTGGCCGGCCGACCCTCCGTCGGACTCCCCGCCCTTCCGGTGGCCTCGCTCCGAGACAGGCCGCACCATCGGATGGGTCGGCCAGGGCCTGCTGGTTGGGGTCGGGCGCTGGCCGTCAGCTCAGGGGGCGTTGCAGCAGAAGCGCGGTGAACTGCTGGGATGTGCCCCACGGCGTGAGGTGGTCCTCGCCGGCGGTGTCGACGAGGCGGTAGCCGGGGAACTGGTCGGCGAGTTCGGCGTGGGTGTAGCGCACGATCGGCAGGCCACTGCACGTGGTCGGGCCGTCCGGGCCGAAGGTCGCCACGACGAGCCAGCCGCCCGGCCGCAGTGAGCGCTCCAACGAGGCGAGGTAGTCGGCGCGTTCCCCGGGCTCGGTGAGGAAGTGGTAGACGGCCCGGTCGTGCCACAGTGCGTACTCGCGTCCCATACGCAGGTCGAGAACGTCGGCCACGGTGAGGGTGACGTCCGCACCAGCCGGACCGAGACGGTCGCGGACGGTGTTCAGGGCCGTGACGGACAGGTCGACCGCCGACAGGTCGCGGTAGCCGCGTTCGAGGAGGTGGTCCATCAGCGTCGACCATCCGGCGCCCACATCGATGATCGGCTCGTCGAGCCCGAGCTCCGCCTTGTCGACCAGCCCCAGCGAGAGCCCCGGGACCGACTGCCACCAAGAGACCCCGTCGACGTCCTTGTCGTTGTGGACCCCTTCCCAGAACGCCGTCCGGGCCGCCGGCTGGTTCGGGCGCGCTATGTCGTCGTTGGCCATGGTCCCGACGGTAAACCCGGCGGGGCGGTTTCGGCAGCGCGGGAAGGCGCCGTCATGGTTTCGTAAGGGCCGATCCGCGCCCTGCGGCGCCCGCCCGTCCCTACGGTGGGCTCCATGGTTGAACTGACAGCTCCCGAGCAGGAGCCGAACCCCCTCGGCGAGGTCCATACCCTGGTCGACGGCGGCGACATGGACTGCGGCAGCGGTCTGCTGCTCCTGATCACCCGCGCGATGCGGCGGCTCACGCCCGGCCAGGTGCTCGGCGTGCGCAGCGCGGAGCCCAGCGTCGCCACCGATCTGCCCGCCTGGGCCGACCTGGTGGGGCATGAGATCGTCACCGAGACCGCCGAGTCGGCCGAGGGTCCCTGGTGGTTCGCCGTGCGCAAGGTGGACCAGACCGCCCGGGCGGCCACCGTCTTCAGCCAGGGCGAACGGACGCCGGTGGGCCGCCGGATCTGGATCTACACCAACTTCAACTGCAATCTCGCCTGCGACTACTGCTGCGCCGAATCCTCCCCGAAGGTTCCCGCCCGGCGCTTCGACCCCGCCATCGCCACCACGGTGCTCGACGAGTTCGTATCCCAGGGAGGCCGCGAGGTGTTCTTCACCGGCGGCGAGCCCTTCATGCACCCCCAGCTCGGTGTTCTGGTCGAGGCGGCGGCCGGCCTGGACCGCACCATCCTGACCAACGGGATGGTCTTCGCCAAGGGCACCCGCCGAGAGATACTGGAGAACCTGGACCGGGACGTGGTGCTCCAGATCAGCCTCGACTCGGCCACGCCCGAGCTGCACGACCGGCAGCGGGGTGCGGGTTCGTGGTCGCGGGCGTTGGACGGTATCGAGCTGGCCCGCTCGCTCGGCTTCCGGGTGCGGGTCGCCGCCACGTTGTACGACGAGGACCCCGAAGAGGCCGACGCGCTGCACCGGCGCCTCGACGAGAGTGGGATCGCCGCGTCGGACCGGGTGATCCGGCCCGTGGCCCAGGAAGGTTTCGCCACCACGGGAATGCACGTCTCCCTCGAGAACCTGGAGCCGGAGCCGACCCTCACCGCGGACGGAGCCTGGTGGCATCCGGTGGCGGTCACCAACCCGCACCTGCGGATCGCCGGTGCCCCGCTGCCGCTGGCCGAGGTCTTCGGCGTGGTGCGGGACACGCTCGCTGTCCAGGACGCCGCTGCCCAGTCGGGACGTGAGGTCTTCCGCTGTGCCTGAGCGAGGGTTCACGGACCCGTCACGACCGGCGCCGCCGCCGGACGCTCGGTCCTCGATGGGCGCAACGGCCGTTGGACGGCGGACGAAGGAGGCTCGGTGAGCGTCATAACCACCGGTGCGGCCGCCACCCGCTGGCTTTTCGGGCCCGCGACCGACGGGGACAGCGTGCGGGACGGCGACCGTGCCACTGTCCGGCGCGGACCAGCCGCCGCCGCGTGCTTCCTCCGCGTCCTGCTCGGCCTGATGTGGCTCTACAACGTGGTGTGGAAGCGCCCCCCGGACTTCGGGAGCGAAACCGAGGGGCTTTACCACTGGACCGCCTTCGCCGTGAGCCACCCGGTGTTCCCCCCGTACAGCTGGGTCGTGGAGCGGGTCGTCCTGCCCAACATAGTGCCCTTCGGCTGGGGCGTGCTGGTCGCCGAGACCGCGGTCGCGGTGCTGTTGCTGACCGGTGCCTGGGTGCGGGTCGCCGCGGTTCTCGGTGCGGGCACGTCCCTGGCGATCGCCTTCTCGGTGGCGTTCGCGCCGCACGAGTGGCCCTGGGCCTACTGGTTGATGATCGGCGCCCACGTGGTCGTCCTCTACTCCCCGGCGGGGCGGGTGCTCGCCGTCGACGCGGTGCGGGACCGCGTGAGCTCCGCCCGGAGCCTCGGCTTGGTGTGGGGCGCGGCCGCGGTCATCGCCGGTGCCTTCAGCGCCCTCAACTCGACCGGAGACCCCCTCGCCCCCAAAGGCACCGGTCTGGTGTCCACCGAGCTGGCGCTCAGCCTCGGCGAGTACAACCTCGCCGGCGGACTGGTGCTTGCGCTGGCCGGAGCCCTGGTGCTGGTGGCCGCCGCTACCAGAACCGCCCTGCCCGGCTGGGCGGCGGCCGGCGCCGGTCTCCTGGCCGCGCTGTCCCTGTACGCCCAGGTTGGCTTCACCGATCCGCTGTTGGGCGGCACCGCGACCTCGGCGGCGTTCCTCCTGTCCGTCGCGCTTGTCGCCGGGACAGTCGCCGGCGCGTCGCGCCGGGCACGGCAGAGCGCCTGACCCCCGGAACCCCTTCGACCACCACCCGAACGCGAACAGGGAAGTGTCCATGCCTGCCACACCGTTAACCCGTCGCACGTTGCTTGCCGGCACCACAGCGATGCTCGCGCTGAGCGCCTGCGGCAGCGGTGAGGGGGCGGATGCGAAAGAACTCGGGATCTCCGCCATTCCCGACCAGGACCCCGAGCTGCTCAACCGGCTCTATCCCGCCCTGGCCGAGCGGTTCGCCGACGAGACCGGACTCAATGTGGCCTACCAGCCCGTCACCGACTACACCGCCGTGGTACGCGCCTTCGAGATCGGCGACGTGCACCTGGCCTGGATGGGCGGGCTGACCGGAGTCCAAGCGCGTGAGCGCGTACCGGATGCCACCGCTATCGCGCAGCGCGACATCGACGCCGACTTCCACAGCCTCTTCATCGCCAACTCCGGCTCGGGGCCGCGGCCGTTCGACGGGACAGCCGGGCTGAGCGGTCTCGCGGGGCACACCCTCACCTTCGGCAGCGAGACCTCCACCTCCGGTCGGCTCATGCCCCAGTACTTCATGCGGGAGGCCGGACTCAAGCAGAGCGACCTGCGGGGGGAGCCGGGGTTCTCCGGCTCCCACGACGCCACCATCGAGGCCGTCGCCAACGGCAGCTTCGAGGTCGGGGCCGTCAACGAGCAGGTCTGGGACGCCACCGTCGAGGCGGGCGAGGTCGACCTGAGCGACGTGGAGGTGCTGTGGCGCACCCCCGGCTACGCCGACTACCACTGGCTGGTGCGCCCCGACATCGACGACGCCTTCGGCAAGGGCACCCGCGAGAAGGTGCTGGACCTGCTCCTGGGACTCGACCAGGAGAACTCCGCGGACGCCGAACTGCTCGATCTCTTCGGAGCCGAGTCGTTCGTGCGGACCAAGGACTCCGACTACGACCGGATCGAGGACGTGGCGCGCGACCTGGGACTGTTGGAGTGAGCGGCTCCGCACCGGTGATCCGGCTCCGCTCCGTGGGGCACCGCTTCGGCTCGCACGAGGCGCTGCGCGATCTGGACCTCACCGTCCACGCTGGGCAGCGCCTGGCGGTTCTCGGCACGAGCGGAGCCGGGAAGAGCACGCTCCTGGCCCTGCTCAACGGGTCGTTGGAGCCGACCGCGGGCAGCGTGGAGGTGTTCGGCGAGAACCCCGCGCGCCTGTCCGCCGCACGCAGGCGGCAACTCCAACGGCGCATCGGCTCGGTCAGCCAGGAATTCGCCCTGATCGAGCAGGTCCGGGTGCTGCACAACGTCAACGCGGGCCGGCTCGCACGGTGGAGCACCGCCCGCGCGCTGGCCTCGATGGTCTGGCCCCACGGGCTGGGGGAGGTCCGAGAGGCGCTCGACCGTGTCGGTCTGGGGTGGGCACTGCACGAACGCACCGAACGCCTGTCCGGCGGCGAGCGGCAGCGTGTCGCCATCGCCCGGCTCCTGGTGCAGGCGCCGGAGCTGGTCGTGGCCGACGAGCCCGTCGCCAGCCTCGACCCGGTGCGCGCCGCGGGAGTCCTCGACCTCCTCGGCACGCTGCCGACCGCGGGAACGCTCGTGGTCAGCCTGCACCAGCCGTCGCTGGCCCGCGAGCACTGCACGCGCGTGGTGGGTCTGCGGCAGGGCCAGATCGTCCTCGACCGCCCGGCCGCCGACGTGAGCAGTGCGGCCCTGGACGACCTCTACGCTCTCGCATGACACTCCGTCTCGACGCCCCGCCGTCACCGCCGGCCGCACCCGCGCCGACCCGCGAGCACGTGAGCGGGCGCAAGGTCCTGCTCCGCAAGCTCGTGTCCCTGACCGCGGTGGCCGCGATGCTGGCCTGGGCGGTGCACCGCGCCTTCCCCTCCGGGGGCGAGCTGGTCAACCAGGACGGCCTGGCCCTGTTCGGCGACCTCGCGGCGACCGCGCTCCGCCCCTCCCTCGACGCCGACTTCCTCAGCGTGGTGCTTGAGGCCGCGGCGACGACACTGGCCCTGGCCCTGCTCGGGTCAGTGGGGGCGCTGGTGGTGGGGCTGGTTGGCGGCCTGGTCCTCAGCGACGTGGCGTGGGGTGACGCGCCGCCGTGGCCGGTGCGTATGGGGCGGCTCGTCCTCCGCGGCGCGCTGGTGGCCGTCCGCTCGGTCCACGAGCTGGTGTGGGCGCTGTTCCTCGTGACCGTGCTCGGCCTCGACCCGCTCGTCGCCGTCCTGGCGCTCACCCTGCCCTTCGGCGCGCAGAGCGCCCAGGTCTTCGGGGAGACGTTCGACGCCGTGCCCGACGCTCCGCTGCGTTCGCTGCGTGCCGCCGGCGCCAAACGCTTCTCCGCTCTGGTCTATGCCCTCCTGCCCGCCACAGCGCCGCTGCTGCTGTCCTACTCCTTCTACCGGTTCGAGTGCGCGTTGCGGTCCGCGGTCGTACTCGGGGTCGCCGGCGTGGGAGGCCTGGGATTCGAGCTCACCGTGAGCCTGCAGTCGCGGAACTGGGACGAGGTCTGGACGCTCGTCGCGGCACTGCTGGTGCTCGCCGGGGCGATCGAGCTGTGGAGCAACCGCGTCCGCTCCGATGTCGCGGTGGTGACCTGCGCCGACTGGTCAGTCGGACGCGAGAGGCCCGACGAGGGGCGGGCGCCGCGCGGCCTGACCCGCTCGACCCGCCTGTCCCTGGCCCTGATGGTGCCGGCGATCTCCCTCGCCTGGTGGTGGGTCGGCCTCTCACCGGCCGGTCTCACTTCGGCCGGCACCCGGGAACGCGGCGGTCAGCTGCTCAGCGACCTGTGGCCGCCCGCACTCCCGGAGGGCGGCTGGCCGGTGCTGATCGGCGCCGCCCTGGACACAGTGACCATGGCCGTCCTCGCCATGGTCCTGGCGGTCGCGATCACCCTGCTCGTGGGCCCCTGGGCCAGCCGCCCACGCGCCGGTCGGCACGGGCCGGCGGCCTCGGGCCGAAAGGCCGTCTGGGCGGTGGCCCGCGCGGTGCTGCTGGTCCTGCGGTCGATCCCGCCGACGGTGTGGGCCATCATCGCGCTCCTGGGTTTCTTCCCGGGCATCCTGCCCGGTGCCCTGGCGCTGGGGCTCTACACCGGAGGGATCCTCGGCCGGCTGGTCGCCGAAGCCTGGGAGACCATGAACCTCAAGCCACGGGAGTCCCTGCGCGACGCCGGCGTCCCGCGCGCGGCCGCGGCGGTGGTGTCCATGACGCCGCCGTCCGCGAACCACCTGGTCACCTATACGCTCTACCGGTTCGAGATCTGCGTGCGCGACACCGCCATCGTCGGTGTCGTCGGCGCCGCGGGACTGGGCCGGCTGCTGAACGAGCGTCTCGCGGCCTTCGACTTCCCGGTGGTCGCCAGCGTCCTGTTGGCGTCGTTGCTGGTCAGTATCGCTGTGGAGACGCTGGGACGCCGGGTACGGCGCGCGCTTCGAGCCTGACCCCGCAGCAGGGAAAAGAGTGCGTAACCGGCCGGGCGCGGCCCGTGGGACAGCAGGTGGGGCGGTGGTAGCGATGTTCGCACCCGCCGGCCGGACGCGGCACGGGGTGCTTATCCAACGCCGCCGCCCACTCAGACGAAGGGAACCACGGAGCCGATGGTGACCACACCGAGAGCCAGCGCGAGCACGCGGTAGTTCTTGTACCAGGGCGTGCCGGAGAGTTCGGCGGACTCCCGGTGCCAGGTTTCCCGACTCCAGGTGATCTCGGCGGTTCTCGCGGGTGGCGGATCCGTGGCCAAGGAGATGACCACGAACACGACAAGGCTGATGAGGAACATGAGCCCTGTGGCGTAGAGGAACTGGATGTCGAAAAGTCCGAAGACCTCGCCGGCGAAGAACGCCGCCAACCCGAACGGGACGAGGACGAGGGTCCAGAAGCCCGCCGCTGTGGAGGCGCGCTGCCAGAAAATGCCGCCGAGCAGCACCACGACCAGGGGCATGGTCACGTAGCCCAGGAACGACTGGAAGTACGCCACGATGCCGCTGAAGGTGGTGATCACCGGTGCCCACAAGGCCGCGACCACCATGAAGACCCCGACGAGTATTCGCCCGATAGCCAGTAGCTGCCGTTCGGTGAATTCGCGTTTTCCCTGTTTGATGAAGTCGTTGACGACCAGGCTTGAGGCGCCGTTGAGGACCGAGTCGAGGGTGGACATCAGCGCGAACACCAGGGCCGCGACAACCGCACCGCGTATACCGACGGGCAGGTAGTCGAATACCAGCGCTGGCCAGACCAAATCGCTGTTGGGCATCTCGTCCTGGTCGTAGATACCGCGGCCGAGAACACCCGGGAAGATCAGGAGAACCAGGACGGGTAGCTGCAGCGAACCAGCGAACAGCGCTCCCCAGCGCCCGTGGTCGATGTTCTTGGCCGCGAGTACTCGCTGGACCACGATGTGGTTGGTGACCCATACATAGAACGACAGCCAGATCGCACCGGTAAAGATTCCCGGCCAGGGGAGAAAGTCGTCGCCGGCGGGCGGCGCCACCGTGAAACCGCCCTCTGGCGCCAGTTCGGGCAGCGTCGACCACTCGTAGCCGAACTCGGCGAAGACGGTGATGAAGATCGCGGCTCCGGCGGCGAACAGCACGATCCCTTGGATCGTGTCGGTGATCATGACGGATTTCAACCCACCGACCAGAACGTATCCGCCGCCGAGTAACGCGATGACCGCTATGTGGACGCCCAGTGGGACTTCGGGAAAGAGCAGTGACAGGACCAGTGACCCGGCGAACATCGCCCCGGCACTGTCCAGAAGCATGGCGGTGACGACGGTGAAACCCGAGAACGCGTATCGGGCCCGCCGGTCGTAGCGCCGTTCGAGGAACTCCGGAACAGTGGTGATTTTGGACTGCAGATAGAAGGGCAGGATCAGCAGGGCGAATACGAGCAGCACGAGTGTGGCTACCCACTCGAAGTTCCACACCGAGATCCCCGTCTCGAATCCCGCCCCTGCCAGACCCAGATACTGCGTTCCGCTGAACTGGGTCGCGAAGAGGGAGAATCCGACGACCGGCCATACCATTGTACGCCCAGCGAGGAAGTAGCTTTCGGTGCCTTCCTGCTTTCGGCCGATCCAGAGCGCAAATCCCACGACCGCGGTCACGAACACCACGATGACAAGCAGATCGATCGGACCGAGTTCGAAATCCGGCATCCCTGGCTCCTACCGGTGGTCGCCTTGTCGCCGAGCACCGGTGGTGCCTGGCTGTGTTCGGGCTCGTTCCGCATGAACGGTCAGGACCGAGCATGGCGCCTCGCGCACGAGTGACACGGACAGGTCGCCCAGTGCGGCGCGCTGGCCAGGGCTTCTCCCGCGGGCGCCGACAACCAGCAGTCCAGAGCCGAGTTCCTCCGCGGCGGCGATTACCGCCGCTTCGACCCGCCGGCCCAGCCGGACCCAAGCGTGGTCGAGGCGGAGGCCTTTGGCCGAGACCTCCTGGACCCGACGATCAACAAGCGCCTGTCCCTCTGTGCGTAGGCGTTCGATATGGGTCGCTGTGACCGTGGTGCCGACCACACTGGGTGCCAACGACTTGGAGTGCACGAGCGACAACGAAGATTCGGTCGTGAGCGCCAACTCCACAGCCG includes the following:
- a CDS encoding universal stress protein, with protein sequence MASFPTSMLVADDGAPESDWALKTAVELALTTESSLSLVHSKSLAPSVVGTTVTATHIERLRTEGQALVDRRVQEVSAKGLRLDHAWVRLGRRVEAAVIAAAEELGSGLLVVGARGRSPGQRAALGDLSVSLVREAPCSVLTVHAERARTQPGTTGARRQGDHR
- a CDS encoding Rv1678 family membrane protein is translated as MSVITTGAAATRWLFGPATDGDSVRDGDRATVRRGPAAAACFLRVLLGLMWLYNVVWKRPPDFGSETEGLYHWTAFAVSHPVFPPYSWVVERVVLPNIVPFGWGVLVAETAVAVLLLTGAWVRVAAVLGAGTSLAIAFSVAFAPHEWPWAYWLMIGAHVVVLYSPAGRVLAVDAVRDRVSSARSLGLVWGAAAVIAGAFSALNSTGDPLAPKGTGLVSTELALSLGEYNLAGGLVLALAGALVLVAAATRTALPGWAAAGAGLLAALSLYAQVGFTDPLLGGTATSAAFLLSVALVAGTVAGASRRARQSA
- a CDS encoding radical SAM protein, translated to MVELTAPEQEPNPLGEVHTLVDGGDMDCGSGLLLLITRAMRRLTPGQVLGVRSAEPSVATDLPAWADLVGHEIVTETAESAEGPWWFAVRKVDQTARAATVFSQGERTPVGRRIWIYTNFNCNLACDYCCAESSPKVPARRFDPAIATTVLDEFVSQGGREVFFTGGEPFMHPQLGVLVEAAAGLDRTILTNGMVFAKGTRREILENLDRDVVLQISLDSATPELHDRQRGAGSWSRALDGIELARSLGFRVRVAATLYDEDPEEADALHRRLDESGIAASDRVIRPVAQEGFATTGMHVSLENLEPEPTLTADGAWWHPVAVTNPHLRIAGAPLPLAEVFGVVRDTLAVQDAAAQSGREVFRCA
- a CDS encoding PhnE/PtxC family ABC transporter permease, which gives rise to MTLRLDAPPSPPAAPAPTREHVSGRKVLLRKLVSLTAVAAMLAWAVHRAFPSGGELVNQDGLALFGDLAATALRPSLDADFLSVVLEAAATTLALALLGSVGALVVGLVGGLVLSDVAWGDAPPWPVRMGRLVLRGALVAVRSVHELVWALFLVTVLGLDPLVAVLALTLPFGAQSAQVFGETFDAVPDAPLRSLRAAGAKRFSALVYALLPATAPLLLSYSFYRFECALRSAVVLGVAGVGGLGFELTVSLQSRNWDEVWTLVAALLVLAGAIELWSNRVRSDVAVVTCADWSVGRERPDEGRAPRGLTRSTRLSLALMVPAISLAWWWVGLSPAGLTSAGTRERGGQLLSDLWPPALPEGGWPVLIGAALDTVTMAVLAMVLAVAITLLVGPWASRPRAGRHGPAASGRKAVWAVARAVLLVLRSIPPTVWAIIALLGFFPGILPGALALGLYTGGILGRLVAEAWETMNLKPRESLRDAGVPRAAAAVVSMTPPSANHLVTYTLYRFEICVRDTAIVGVVGAAGLGRLLNERLAAFDFPVVASVLLASLLVSIAVETLGRRVRRALRA
- a CDS encoding phosphonate ABC transporter ATP-binding protein — protein: MSGSAPVIRLRSVGHRFGSHEALRDLDLTVHAGQRLAVLGTSGAGKSTLLALLNGSLEPTAGSVEVFGENPARLSAARRRQLQRRIGSVSQEFALIEQVRVLHNVNAGRLARWSTARALASMVWPHGLGEVREALDRVGLGWALHERTERLSGGERQRVAIARLLVQAPELVVADEPVASLDPVRAAGVLDLLGTLPTAGTLVVSLHQPSLAREHCTRVVGLRQGQIVLDRPAADVSSAALDDLYALA
- a CDS encoding sodium:solute symporter family transporter, with protein sequence MPDFELGPIDLLVIVVFVTAVVGFALWIGRKQEGTESYFLAGRTMVWPVVGFSLFATQFSGTQYLGLAGAGFETGISVWNFEWVATLVLLVFALLILPFYLQSKITTVPEFLERRYDRRARYAFSGFTVVTAMLLDSAGAMFAGSLVLSLLFPEVPLGVHIAVIALLGGGYVLVGGLKSVMITDTIQGIVLFAAGAAIFITVFAEFGYEWSTLPELAPEGGFTVAPPAGDDFLPWPGIFTGAIWLSFYVWVTNHIVVQRVLAAKNIDHGRWGALFAGSLQLPVLVLLIFPGVLGRGIYDQDEMPNSDLVWPALVFDYLPVGIRGAVVAALVFALMSTLDSVLNGASSLVVNDFIKQGKREFTERQLLAIGRILVGVFMVVAALWAPVITTFSGIVAYFQSFLGYVTMPLVVVLLGGIFWQRASTAAGFWTLVLVPFGLAAFFAGEVFGLFDIQFLYATGLMFLISLVVFVVISLATDPPPARTAEITWSRETWHRESAELSGTPWYKNYRVLALALGVVTIGSVVPFV
- a CDS encoding putative selenate ABC transporter substrate-binding protein; this translates as MPATPLTRRTLLAGTTAMLALSACGSGEGADAKELGISAIPDQDPELLNRLYPALAERFADETGLNVAYQPVTDYTAVVRAFEIGDVHLAWMGGLTGVQARERVPDATAIAQRDIDADFHSLFIANSGSGPRPFDGTAGLSGLAGHTLTFGSETSTSGRLMPQYFMREAGLKQSDLRGEPGFSGSHDATIEAVANGSFEVGAVNEQVWDATVEAGEVDLSDVEVLWRTPGYADYHWLVRPDIDDAFGKGTREKVLDLLLGLDQENSADAELLDLFGAESFVRTKDSDYDRIEDVARDLGLLE
- a CDS encoding class I SAM-dependent methyltransferase, encoding MANDDIARPNQPAARTAFWEGVHNDKDVDGVSWWQSVPGLSLGLVDKAELGLDEPIIDVGAGWSTLMDHLLERGYRDLSAVDLSVTALNTVRDRLGPAGADVTLTVADVLDLRMGREYALWHDRAVYHFLTEPGERADYLASLERSLRPGGWLVVATFGPDGPTTCSGLPIVRYTHAELADQFPGYRLVDTAGEDHLTPWGTSQQFTALLLQRPLS